The following coding sequences lie in one Chelonia mydas isolate rCheMyd1 chromosome 6, rCheMyd1.pri.v2, whole genome shotgun sequence genomic window:
- the CORO1B gene encoding coronin-1B, which translates to MSFRKVVRQSKFRHVFGQPVKNDQCYDDIRVSRVTWDSSFCAVNPKFVAVIVEASGGGAFMVLPVLKTGRIDKSYPTVCGHTGPVLDIDWCPHSDYVIASGSEDCTVMVWQIPENGLTQPLTEPVVALEGHSKRVGIVTWHPTARNVLLSAGCDNVVIVWNVGTAEELYHLDSMHPDLIYNISWSHNGSLFCSACKDKSVRIVDPRRGVIVAEKERAHEGARPMRAIFLADGKIFTTGFSRMSERQLALWDPENLEEPMALQELDSSNGALLPFYDPDTNVIYVCGKGDSSIRYFEITEEPPYIHFLNTFTSKEPQRGMGWMPKRGLDVSKCEIARFYKLHERKCEPIIMTVPRKSDLFQDDLYPDTAGPDAAMEAEEWVAGKTAGPVLISLREAYVPSKQRDLKVSKKNVLHESRPAPISSAGSATRLSATAAPAAVPSISISTAPGGGGRLEEVLQELQALRLQVKEQGERISRLEEQLSRIENGDV; encoded by the exons ATGTCGTTCCGGAAGGTTGTGCGTCAGAGCAAGTTCCGCCATGTCTTCGGGCAGCCCGTCAAGAATGACCAGTGCTACGATGACATCCGCGTCTCCCGCGTCACCTGGGACAGCAGCTTCTGTGCCGTCAACCCCAAGTTCGTGGCTGTGATCGTGGAGGCCAGTGGGGGAGGAGCCTTTATGGTGCTGCCAGTGCTCAAG acAGGGCGCATTGATAAGTCATACCCTACGGTGTGTGGGCACACGGGCCCTGTCCTGGACATCGACTGGTGCCCGCACAGTGACTATGTCATCGCCAGCGGCTCTGAGGACTGCACCGTCATG GTCTGGCAGATCCCAGAGAATGGGCTAACACAGCCTTTGACAGAGCCCGTGGTAGCCCTGGAGGGGCACTCGAAGCGCGTGGGCATCGTCACTTGGCACCCGACTGCCCGCAATGTCCTCCTCAGTGCAG GCTGTGATAACGTGGTGATCGTGTGGAACGTGGGCACGGCCGAGGAGCTGTACCACCTGGACAGCATGCACCCCGACCTCATCTACAACATCAGCTGGAGCCACAACGGGAGCCTCTTCTGCTCCGCCTGCAAGGACAAGAGCGTGCGCATCGTCGATCCCCGCCGAGGGGTGATCGTGGCG GAGAAGGAGCGTGCACACGAGGGAGCGCGGCCCATGCGTGCCATCTTCCTGGCTGATGGCAAGATCTTCACCACAGGCTTCAGCCGCATGAGCGAGCGGCAGCTGGCACTCTGGGACCCG GAGAACCTGGAAGAGCCCATGGCGCTGCAGGAGCTGGACTCCAGcaatggagccctgctgcccttctATGACCCTGATACCAATGTCATCTATGTCTGCGGCAAG ggGGACTCAAGCATCCGGTACTTTGAGATCACAGAGGAGCCACCCTacatccacttcctgaacacctTCACCAGCAAGGAGCCCCAGCGCGGCATGGGCTGGATGCCGAAGCGGGGTCTGGACGTCAGCAAGTGTGAGATTGCCAG GTTTTACAAGCTTCATGAGCGCAAGTGTGAGCCCATCATCATGACAGTGCCAAGGAAG TCGGACCTGTTCCAGGACGACCTGTACCCAGATACGGCTGGGCCAGATGCAGCCATGGAGGCCGAGGAATGGGTGGCCGGGAAGACAGCAGGCCCTGTGCTGATCTCGCTACGCGAAGCCTACGTGCCCAGCAAGCAGCGGGACCTGAAAGTCAGCAAGAAGAACGTGCTGCATGAGAGCCGCCCAGCTCCCATCTCCAGCGCCGGCAGTGCCACGCGCCTCAGTGCCACGGCCGCACCTGCCGCGGTGCCCAGCATCAGCATCAGCACCGCCCCCGGG GGTGGCGGGCGGCTGGAGGAGGTGCTGCAGGAGCTGCAGGCGCTGCGGCTGCAGGTGAAGGAGCAGGGCGAGCGCATCAGCAGGCTGGAGGAACAGCTGAGCCGCATCGAGAACGGGGATGTCTAG
- the GPR152 gene encoding probable G-protein coupled receptor 152, whose translation MEPFNTSHSNGTEPFIPASWRAAFLIGMLGIGLPANAFIIWLTGWRLQRRGLSVFILSLATSDFLLLSVTVMQIMETLLDDNWVLGAPMCRLRHFLYDLSYHCSLFLLAALSVDRCLLVLLPLWYHCHRPLRLSSYICLGAWLVAALLSIKGFIFADVTLWPDGVLACSSIRGKYEWPLRLLEVLLEGLFPFIIMVITHAATLARTFRRHTRPPSQFYRIVAATLSAYVLLNLPFQIIQLLFLASWELEEFNNRIFPFMVYFGYLINLNSSINPLIYIFFGSNVCMGCSRHTTSSLATAFTKEQGGGGHTKDTPSKSFSA comes from the coding sequence ATGGAGCCGTTTAACACCTCGCACTCCAATGGGACGGAACCCTTTATACCGGCATCATGGCGGGCAGCCTTCCTGATCGGCATGCTGGGCATCGGGCTGCCAGCCAACGCCTTCATCATCTGGCTGACAGGGTGGCGGCTGCAGCGCCGGGGCCTGTCCGTCTTCATCCTAAGCCTTGCCACCTCTGACTTCCTCTTACTCTCCGTCACGGTCATGCAGATCATGGAGACCCTGCTGGACGACAACTGGGTGCTGGGCGCCCCCATGTGCCGCCTGCGCCACTTCCTCTATGACTTGAGCTACCACTGCAGCCTCTTCCTGCTGGCCGCCCTCAGTGTGGACCGctgcctgctggtgctgctgccccTCTGGTACCACTGCCACCGCCCCCTGCGTCTCTCCAGCTACATCTGCCTTGGTGCCTGGCTGGTGGCCGCCCTGCTCAGCATCAAGGGCTTTATCTTCGCCGACGTCACCCTGTGGCCGGACGGCGTGCTCGCCTGCAGCAGCATCCGAGGCAAATACGAGTGGCCCCTGCGCCTGCTGGAGGTGCTGCTAGAGGGACTCTTCCCCTTCATCATCATGGTGATCACCCATGCTGCCACCTTGGCCCGCACCTTCCGGCGCCACACTCGGCCCCCCAGCCAGTTCTACCGCATCGTGGCCGCCACCCTGTCGGCCTATGTGCTGCTCAACCTCCCTTTCCAGATCATCCAGCTGCTCTTCCTGGCCTCCTGGGAGCTCGAGGAGTTCAACAATCGCATCTTCCCCTTCATGGTCTACTTCGGCTACCTGATCAACCTCAACAGCAGCATCAACCCTCTCATCTACATCTTCTTCGGCTCCAACGTCTGCATGGGCTGCAGCCGCCACACAACCTCCTCCCTTGCCACGGCCTTCACCAAGGAGCAAGGTGGGGGGGGACACACCAAGGACACACCCAGCAAGTCCTTCTCAGCCTAG
- the LOC102936028 gene encoding calcium-binding protein 2, whose product MPHKRPDEVESETCKEGQDLNKGGQAPPKEEEEPKASKSPGSESRRSSHSSHGRKNGKKHHADAHADATKAYSPFLNTVFGRERDLSPVELDELLDAFKEFDTDQDGFVSYKDLGACMRTMGYMPTEMELIEISQHIKMRMGGRVDFEDFVEMMGPKLREETAHMVGVRELKIAFRELDRNGDGEISSTELKDALLALLGEQVPLPEVEEILRDVDLNGDGHVDFDEFVMMLSSR is encoded by the exons atgccccacaAGCGGCCAGACGAGGTCGAGTCGGAGACATGCAAAGAGGGGCAGGACCTGAATAAGGGGGGCCAGGCGCCCcctaaggaggaggaggagcccaaAGCCAGCAAGAGCCCCGGCTCCGAGTCACGTCGCAGCTCACACTCCAGCCACGGGCGCAAGAATGGCAAGAAGCATCACGCCGATGCCCATGCCGACGCCACCAAGGCCTACTCGCCCTTCCTCAACACTGTCTTCGGCAGG GAGAGAGATCTTTCCCCAGTAGAACTGGATG AGCTGCTGGACGCCTTCAAGGAGTTCGACACGGACCAGGATGGCTTCGTGAGCTACAAGGACCTGGGCGCCTGCATGCGCACCATGGGCTACATGCCCACTGAGATGGAGCTCATTGAGATCTCCCAGCACATCAAGATGAGGA TGGGTGGGCGCGTGGACTTTGAGGACTTTGTGGAGATGATGGGGCCGAAACTGCGGGAAGAGACGGCCCACATGGTGGGGGTGCGTGAGCTCAAGATCGCCTTCCGTGAG ttggACAGGAATGGGGACGGGGAGATCAGCAGCACGGAGCTGAAGGACGCCCTCCTGGCCCTGCTGGGGGAGCAGGTCCCGCTGCCGGAGGTGGAGGAGATCCTGCGCGACGTTGACCTCAATGGGGACGGCCACGTGGACTTTGACG AGTTTGTGATGATGTTGTCCTCCCGCTAA